In a single window of the Campylobacter iguaniorum genome:
- the dsbD gene encoding protein-disulfide reductase DsbD — MRKFLAIFLLFMATLFGEVLSVDQAFGLDINGDKAQGINVNLKVNDSVYLYKDKLKIKIENNDITAFLNLPESKKHDIYDIYGGNLNLFIPAGLLNNFVKSDKFSIAVDYQGCSYSGFCYQPMSAMYEASFVSNKLNLKKAEPTKIAKSSSDQDKIADSFSKDGKFLTLLTFFGYGLMLALTPCVFPMIPILSSIIVAKTGSKPSAKSGFFISFIYVFFMSLAYALAGVLASVFGASVQGLLQIPSVIIGFSIIFVLLAFSMFGLYNLELPKSLQAYINKKGKNAKGIIGVAVMGFLSALIVGPCVAAPLAGALLYIAKSGDALFGGLALFIMSFGMGVPLLLIGVSSKLLPRPGFWMEKVKQLFGFLMLGMAIWMFDRVVGSEISWLLYGVLGVVFAMFFGAFDEAKTVVQKLMKSVSIIILVVSCVLIANFTSAQLGFSPNLQSQKSQKIEFLSASNLSELNIIINSSQKPVMVDFWASWCVNCKELDNITFSDESVKNRLKDFTLVKIDVTKNSKDDLELMQKFSVFGPPALVFYKNSKELKDRQIVGFISAKDFLDHINSI, encoded by the coding sequence TTGCGTAAATTTTTAGCTATATTTTTGCTTTTTATGGCAACTCTTTTTGGGGAGGTTTTGAGCGTAGATCAGGCTTTTGGGCTAGATATAAATGGAGATAAAGCTCAAGGGATAAACGTTAATTTAAAGGTCAATGATAGCGTTTATTTGTATAAAGATAAGCTAAAAATCAAGATTGAAAACAATGATATAACCGCATTTTTAAATCTTCCAGAGTCAAAAAAACACGATATTTACGATATATATGGTGGGAATTTAAACCTTTTCATACCAGCTGGACTTTTGAATAATTTTGTGAAAAGCGATAAATTTAGCATAGCTGTGGATTATCAAGGATGCTCATATAGTGGCTTTTGCTATCAGCCGATGTCTGCTATGTATGAGGCGAGTTTCGTATCAAATAAGCTAAATTTAAAAAAGGCCGAGCCAACAAAAATAGCTAAGTCAAGCTCAGATCAAGATAAGATAGCTGATTCATTTAGCAAAGACGGGAAGTTCCTTACGCTTTTGACGTTTTTTGGGTACGGTTTGATGCTGGCTCTTACGCCTTGCGTGTTTCCGATGATCCCGATTCTCTCAAGCATTATAGTGGCTAAAACAGGCTCGAAACCGTCTGCTAAAAGTGGATTTTTTATCAGTTTTATTTATGTATTTTTTATGTCTTTGGCTTATGCTTTGGCTGGAGTTTTGGCAAGTGTATTTGGTGCAAGCGTACAAGGACTGCTTCAAATCCCAAGCGTTATTATAGGGTTTAGCATTATTTTTGTGCTTTTGGCGTTTAGTATGTTTGGGCTTTACAATCTAGAATTGCCTAAGAGTTTGCAAGCTTATATAAACAAAAAAGGCAAGAATGCTAAAGGAATAATCGGCGTGGCTGTGATGGGATTTTTATCAGCGCTAATCGTAGGGCCTTGCGTCGCAGCGCCTCTTGCTGGGGCTTTGCTTTACATTGCAAAAAGTGGAGACGCTTTGTTTGGTGGGCTTGCTTTGTTTATTATGAGTTTTGGTATGGGAGTTCCGCTTTTGCTTATCGGCGTTAGCTCAAAGCTTCTTCCTAGACCTGGATTTTGGATGGAAAAGGTTAAGCAACTCTTTGGCTTTTTAATGCTTGGTATGGCTATATGGATGTTTGATAGGGTTGTGGGAAGTGAAATTTCTTGGCTTCTTTATGGTGTTTTGGGAGTGGTTTTTGCTATGTTTTTTGGAGCTTTTGATGAGGCAAAAACAGTGGTTCAAAAGCTTATGAAATCCGTGTCTATCATTATTTTAGTTGTGTCTTGCGTATTAATTGCAAACTTTACTTCTGCCCAGCTTGGCTTTAGCCCAAATTTACAAAGTCAAAAATCTCAAAAAATAGAGTTTTTGAGTGCTTCAAATTTAAGCGAGCTAAATATAATAATAAACTCTTCTCAAAAGCCAGTTATGGTAGATTTTTGGGCTAGTTGGTGCGTGAATTGTAAAGAGCTGGATAACATAACTTTCAGCGATGAAAGCGTCAAAAATAGGCTAAAAGATTTTACTTTAGTCAAGATTGATGTAACAAAAAATAGCAAAGACGACCTTGAATTAATGCAAAAATTCAGCGTTTTTGGACCGCCAGCTTTGGTGTTTTACAAAAACTCAAAAGAGCTAAAAGATAGACAAATAGTCGGCTTCATCTCGGCTAAGGATTTTTTAGATCATATAAATTCTATTTGA
- the ppk2 gene encoding polyphosphate kinase 2, with amino-acid sequence MQEEDYEIIKVKKSKIKYERELRKLQIELLKFQNYVKDTGLKVLIIIEGRDAAGKGGAIKRLSEHLNPRGCRIVALEKPSDVERTQWYFQRYSDHLPSAGEIVIFDRSWYNRAGVEPVMGFCSQEEHKEFLRQVPKFEEMLVSSGILLFKFYFSVSKEEQKKRFKDRKTDPLKQFKLSPVDAKSQELWDEYSVAKYSMLLASNTPHAPWTIIVSDNKKKARLNVFRYILSNVDYPKKIDIKEMKLDVGIVKSGSEEIKIMEENLKSENLKHIHG; translated from the coding sequence ATGCAAGAAGAAGACTACGAAATCATAAAAGTCAAAAAAAGTAAAATAAAATATGAAAGAGAGCTTAGAAAGCTACAAATCGAGCTTTTGAAATTTCAAAATTATGTCAAAGACACCGGCTTAAAAGTCCTAATCATCATAGAAGGAAGAGACGCTGCTGGCAAAGGTGGAGCCATAAAACGCTTAAGCGAACACCTAAATCCACGTGGCTGTAGAATAGTCGCACTCGAAAAACCAAGCGACGTAGAACGCACTCAGTGGTATTTCCAAAGATATTCAGATCACTTGCCAAGCGCTGGAGAGATCGTGATCTTTGATAGAAGCTGGTATAACCGCGCTGGCGTTGAGCCTGTTATGGGGTTTTGCAGCCAAGAAGAGCATAAAGAGTTTTTAAGACAAGTGCCTAAATTTGAAGAGATGCTAGTGAGCTCTGGGATTTTGCTATTTAAGTTTTATTTTTCAGTCTCAAAAGAAGAGCAAAAAAAACGCTTCAAAGACCGTAAAACAGATCCACTCAAACAATTTAAACTCTCTCCAGTCGATGCAAAAAGCCAAGAACTTTGGGATGAATACTCAGTAGCAAAATACTCAATGCTACTAGCCTCAAACACGCCTCACGCCCCATGGACTATCATAGTCAGCGACAACAAGAAAAAGGCAAGACTAAACGTATTTAGATATATCTTAAGCAATGTTGATTATCCTAAAAAAATAGACATAAAAGAGATGAAGCTCGATGTTGGCATCGTAAAAAGCGGTAGTGAAGAGATAAAAATCATGGAAGAAAATCTAAAAAGTGAAAATCTAAAACATATCCACGGATAG
- the dnaK gene encoding molecular chaperone DnaK — MSKVIGIDLGTTNSCVSIYERGESKVIPNKEGKNTTPSVVAFTDKGEILVGDTAKRQAVTNPEKTIFSIKRIMGLMMNEKNASEAKSRLPYHIVDRNGACAVEIAGKTYTPQEISAKVLMKLKEDAEAFLGESVVDAVITVPAYFNDSQRKATKEAGTIAGLNVLRIINEPTAAALAYGLDKKEAEKIVVYDLGGGTFDVTVLETGDSVVEVLATGGNAFLGGDDFDNRLIDFLVGEFKSETGIDLKSDVMALQRLKEAAENAKKELSSAMETTINLPFITADATGPKHLTKTLSRAKFEGMIDELVSETITKINEVVKDAGVSKSDIKEVVMVGGSTRVPLVQEEVKKAFGKELNKSVNPDEVVAIGAAIQGAVIKGDVKDVLLLDVTPLSLGIETLGGVMSKLIEKGTTIPTKKSQTFSTAEDNQSAVTINVLQGEREFARDNKSLGNFNLEGIMPAPRGVPQIEVTFDIDANGILTVSAKDKASGKAQNITISGSSGLSEEEINKMVNDAEAHKEEDKKRKDAVEARNAADSLAHQTEKSLSEMGEKIPAEDRSKIEAALNDLKEVLKDENASKEQIDAKVKALSDASHKLAEAMYKEQNAQGGAQNGGEQKKKDDDVIDAEVE, encoded by the coding sequence GAAAAAACAATCTTTTCTATCAAAAGAATTATGGGTCTTATGATGAATGAAAAAAATGCTAGCGAGGCAAAAAGCCGTCTTCCATATCATATAGTTGATAGAAATGGTGCTTGTGCTGTTGAGATAGCTGGCAAGACTTACACTCCACAAGAAATCTCAGCTAAAGTTTTGATGAAGCTAAAAGAAGATGCTGAAGCGTTTCTTGGTGAGAGCGTTGTAGATGCTGTCATAACTGTACCTGCATACTTCAACGATAGCCAAAGAAAAGCTACAAAAGAAGCTGGCACGATAGCTGGACTAAATGTACTTCGTATCATAAATGAGCCAACTGCTGCAGCTCTTGCTTATGGACTTGATAAAAAAGAAGCTGAAAAAATCGTAGTTTATGACCTTGGTGGTGGTACATTTGATGTGACTGTGCTTGAAACTGGCGATAGCGTGGTTGAGGTTTTGGCAACTGGCGGTAATGCATTTTTAGGTGGTGATGACTTTGATAACAGACTAATTGACTTTTTGGTTGGTGAGTTTAAAAGCGAAACAGGAATAGATCTAAAAAGCGATGTAATGGCTCTTCAAAGACTAAAAGAAGCTGCTGAAAATGCAAAAAAAGAGCTATCAAGTGCGATGGAAACAACTATAAATTTACCATTCATTACAGCTGATGCGACTGGCCCAAAACACCTTACAAAAACTCTAAGCAGAGCTAAATTTGAAGGAATGATTGATGAACTTGTAAGTGAAACAATCACAAAAATCAACGAAGTCGTAAAAGACGCTGGAGTAAGTAAAAGCGATATAAAAGAAGTCGTAATGGTAGGCGGCTCAACTCGTGTGCCGCTCGTGCAAGAAGAAGTCAAAAAAGCATTTGGCAAAGAGCTAAACAAATCAGTAAATCCTGATGAGGTCGTAGCAATCGGTGCTGCTATCCAAGGTGCTGTTATCAAAGGTGATGTAAAAGATGTACTTTTACTAGATGTTACACCTCTTAGCCTTGGTATCGAGACTCTTGGTGGAGTTATGAGTAAGCTTATAGAAAAAGGCACAACAATACCTACTAAAAAATCTCAAACATTCTCAACAGCAGAAGACAACCAAAGTGCAGTTACTATAAACGTACTTCAAGGCGAGAGAGAGTTTGCAAGAGATAATAAAAGTCTTGGTAATTTCAATCTTGAGGGCATTATGCCAGCTCCAAGAGGCGTACCACAAATCGAAGTTACATTTGACATCGATGCAAACGGTATCTTAACTGTTTCAGCTAAAGACAAGGCTAGTGGCAAAGCGCAAAATATTACAATTAGCGGTTCAAGCGGTCTTAGCGAAGAAGAGATAAACAAAATGGTAAATGACGCTGAAGCTCATAAAGAAGAGGACAAAAAACGCAAAGATGCAGTCGAAGCAAGAAATGCAGCAGACAGTCTAGCACACCAAACAGAAAAATCTCTAAGCGAAATGGGCGAAAAAATCCCAGCTGAAGATAGAAGCAAAATCGAAGCAGCTCTAAACGATCTAAAAGAGGTGTTAAAAGATGAAAACGCTAGTAAAGAGCAAATCGACGCAAAAGTAAAAGCTCTAAGCGACGCAAGTCACAAGCTAGCTGAAGCTATGTATAAAGAGCAAAATGCACAAGGTGGCGCTCAAAACGGTGGCGAACAAAAGAAAAAAGATGATGATGTCATCGACGCAGAAGTAGAATAA